One Pseudomonas sp. B21_DOA genomic window, TTCGAACGGGCCGCTGGCGAAACCGTCAAAGGCGCGTTGCTTGTCGGTGTGGTGCGACTGGTAGGCGGTGGTTTCCAGCGGGCCGTCGTAACGCGACAGGTACGTGCCGGAGAATTCGCCCTCGAGGGTCGACGTCGAGCCACCGAGGTGCAGTTTCCAGTCGTTGTCGAAACGGTGTTCGACTTCACCGAACACGGTGTCGACCTGCAGCTTGCGGTTTTCCCAATCGGTGCCCGGGTAAGTGGAGCGGGGCAGATCGAGGTGGTGGCCGTTTTCGCCGATCGGCAGGCCGCCCCAGAAATAGTTGGTCTGATCGTTCTGCCGGGAGAGAACCCAGGGTCGCGGTGGTGCTGTCGCTCAGGTCGGCTTCCCCGATGGCGTAGAACAGGCCGTGATCGTTTTCTTCCTTGTCGCGGAAGCTGTCGGCGCCCTGGTACGACGTCACCACGCGGCCACGCAGGGTGCCGCTTTCGTTCAGCGGGCTGGAGGCATCGACTTCGCCACGGTAGTCATCCCAGCTGCCGGCGGCGCCAGTGAGGGTCACGCGCTGATCAGCGGTCGGGCGTTTGCGCACCATGTTGATCGCCGCCGACGGGTTGCCGGCACCGGTGACCAGGCCGGTTGCGCCACGGACGATTTCCACTCGGTCGAACATCGCAAGGTTCGGTTGCACGGCCAAAGTGAACGGCGAATACGAGCTGGGCAGGCCGTCGTACATGATGTTGTCGATGTCGAAACCGCGCGCCTTGTAAGTCTGCCGGCCCGGGCCGCTGGCCTCGCTGAGGAACAGCCCCGGCGTGCCGCGCACCACGTCGTTGACGCTGGTCATGTTCTGATCGTCCATGCGCTGGCGAGTGATCACCGTCACCGCCTGCGGCGTTTCGCGCATGGTCAGCGACAGTTTGGTCGCGGTCTGCATCGGGCCGGTGGTGTAGGACTGTGTGTCTTCGGTGGTGCTGCTCATCTGCGTGGCGCCGATTTCGGTCGCTTGCAGTTCCAGCGGGCCATTGGCTGGCGCAGTGGGTGCGGTTTCTTCGGCCAGCGCAGGTGCGATGCTGGCCATGCCGATGGCGATTGCGAGGAGGTTAGGTGAGAGGTTCGAACGGCGGTGGATCGTGTGAAACGACATCTATCTGCTTCCCCAGATTACCCAAACGAAACTGATGCGAGTGCATGTAAGAATTATTCGCATTAGTATGTAGGAAGTTTCTGAGGGAATAAACCCGTACGGCTCAGTTAGTTAATGAATTTTTCACAATTGAATCGATGCTCTCGTGGAAACGAATGTGGGAGCGGGCTTGCTCGCGAGAGCGTCGTGTCAGCCAACACATTTGTTGAATGACGCGACGCTTTCGCGAGCAAGCCCGCTCCCACAGTTTTTGCCTGGTGGTCGGTCAGACAGACCGCGTCTGGTTCAATTCAGATCTTCTGCACCATGCCGCTCCGGCACCTGGCTGTCTTCATCGCCCCAGGTGCGGTTCACCCGTTGCCCACGGATGACCGCCGGCCGCTTGGCGATTGCTTCCGCCCAGCGCTGCACATGGGTGTACTCATGCGCCGCGAGAAACTCCGCCGCCGAGTAAACGTTGTTGCGCACCAGTTGCCCGTACCAGGGCCACACGGCGATGTCAGCGATGGTGTACTCGTCGCCGGCCAGGTAGGCGTTGTCGGCGAGACGGCGGTTGAGCACATCCAGTTGCCGTTTGGCTTCCATGGTGAAGCGGTTGATCGGGTATTCGAGCTTCTCCGGCGCATACGCGTAGAAATGCCCGAAGCCACCGCCCAGGTACGGCGCCGAGCCCATTTGCCAGAACAGCCAGTTGAGGGTTTCGGTACGACCGGCCGGATCCTTGGGCAGCAAAGCGCCGAACTTTTCCGCCAGGTACAGCAAGATCGAACCGGACTCGAACACCCGGATCGGCGGCTCGACGCTGCGATCCAGCAGCGCCGGAATCTTCGAATTGGGATTGACCTCGACAAAGCCGCTGGAGAACTGATCGCCCTCGCCAATGCGGATCAGCCAGGCGTCGTATTCGGCCTCGCTGTGCCCGAGTGCAAGCAGCTCTTCGAGCATGATGGTGACTTTGACGCCGTTGGGCGTGGCCAGCGAATACAGCTGCAACGGATGCTTGCCGACCGGCAGCTCTTTGTCATGAGTCGGCCCGGCAATAGGGCGGTTGATGCTGGCGAAGTGGCCGCCGGACGGGGCTTCGTGTTTCCAGACCTTGGGCGGAACGTAAGACGCGTTGCTCATGAAACGGACCTCGTCGATGCTGGGAGAGAACAGATAGACACCGTATCTCGAAAGGATTGAGAACACTACCTTGTGGGAGCTGGCTTACCAGCGATGACGGCGGCACATCCAGCATCAATATTGGCTGACCCACCGCAATCGCTGGCAAGCCAGCTCCCACAGGTTCGGAGTCAGGCACAAATCTCCCGTGGGAGCGAGCCTGCTCGCGAAAGCGGCGGCAGGGTCGCCGCGCCTAACAGCTCCAATACCGCCCAACCGCACCCCCGACTCCCTGCACCGGATCTGTCTCAGGAAACGCCAGCCCCTCGATCCGCGCCAACTGCGCATCACTCGGCGCGGCCCGGCAAATATCCGCCTGCTGCCCCGGCGGATAAGCACCGACCACGAGAAAATCCGCGCTCGATTCCAGATTGCAGTGCCCGGTCCCGGCCGGCAGCAGCAATACATCCCCGGCACTGACGTCGACGACTTGCCCATCAGGCCCGCCCAACATCAACCGCGCCTGACCGGCCGCCACGCCAAGCACTTCATGGCCTTCGGTGTGGTAGTGGTGATAGTCGTAAACTCCGTAGCGCCACTGCGCCGGCCAGCCATTGGCGCCGAAGGTCTGCTCGAAGCGCGCCGCCGGGTCGTCGCCCTCGATGGCCACCGCGCTGCGGTAGATCAGCACCGGCAGATGTGGATTGTTCGGCACCCAGTCATTGCGTACCAGCAGCAGGGTTTGTACTTCAGTCATGGCCCATCCTCCTTCGATCATTTCTCAATCGACCGCAGGGCAGGGCACTCGCCTCAAAAATCATTGCTGCGTAAACATGGGGCCAGGGCCCATGCCCACACAATCCATCGAAACTTCATCGCTAAGCGGGCTGTCCAGACCCTTACATGTCCATGCAGCAGCAAATGGCGAGGGTCAAGATGACGATGACAGTAGGGGATTTTCTGGTTGAACGGCTCAGCGAATGGGGCGTGACACGAATTTTTGGCTATCCGGGCGATGGCATCAACGGCGTGTTCGGCGCCATGAGCCGGGCCAAGGGCAAGATCGAATTCGTCCAGGCACGGCACGAGGAAATGGCTGCGTTCATGGCCTCGGCCCACGCCAAGTTCACCGGCGAGCTGGGCGTCTGCATCGCTACTTCCGGTCCCGGCGCTTCGCACCTGATCACCGGCCTCTACGACGCGCGCATGGACCACATGCCGGTGCTGGCAATTGTCGGTCAGCAGGCGCGCACGGCGCTGGGCAGTCACTACCAGCAGGAGCTGGATCTGGTGTCGATGTTCAAGGATGTCGCCGGTGCGTTTGTGCAGCAGGCTTCGGCGCCGTCGCAAGTGCGCCATCTGCTCGATCGCGCGGTGCGCACTGCGGTAGGCGAACGCCGCGTCACCGCGCTGATTCTGCCCAATGACTTGCAGGATCTGCCTTACGAACAACCGGCGCGCGCCCATGGCACCGCGCATTCCGGCGTCGGCTACAGCAAGCCGAAAGTCGTTCCGTATGTAGCCGATCTGCAACGCGCCGCCGAGGTACTGAACAGCGGCGAGAAAGTCGCGATTCTGGTCGGTGCCGGTGCGCTGGAGGCGACTGATCAAGTCATCGCCGTGGCAGAAAAACTCGGCGCCGGTGTCGCCAAAGCGCTGCTGGGCAAAGCCGCATTGCCCGATGATTTGCAGTGGGTCACCGGCAGCATCGGCCTGCTCGGCACCGAGCCCAGCTACAAGCTGATGAGCGAGTGCGACACCTTGCTGATGATCGGATCGGGCTTCCCGTATTCCGAATTTCTGCCCAAGGAAGGCCAGGCGCGCGGCGTTCAGATCGATCTGCAGCCGGACATGCTCAGCCTGCGTTATCCGATGGAGGTCAATCTGGTCGGCGATTCAGCAGAAACTCTCGCCGCGTTGCTGCCGCTGCTGGAACAGAAGACCTCGAGCAAATGGCGCAAGAAGATCGAAGGCTGGCGCAGCAGTTGGGAGAAAACCCTGGAAAAACGCGCCATGGCCAAAGCCGATCCGGTCAATCCGCAACGGGTGGTCTATGAGTTGTCACCACGTTTGCCCGATCAAGCGATTATCACCAGCGATTCCGGCTCCTGCGCCAACTGGTACGCCCGCGACCTGAAAATCCGTCGCGGCATGAAATGCTCCTTGTCCGGTGGCCTGGCCTCGATGGGCGCGGCGGTGCCGTATGCGATCGCGGCGAAATTCGCCTTCCCCGAGCGCCCGGTCATTGCCCTGGTCGGCGACGGCGCGATGCAGATGAGCAACATGGCCGAGTTGATCACCGTCGCCAAATACTGGCGGCAATGGCAGAGCCCGAAATGGATCTGCGCGGTGTTCAACAATGAAGACCTCAACCAGGTCACCTGGGAGCAGCGGGTGATGGAGGGCGATCCGAAGTTCGAAGCGTCGCAGAGCATTCCCGATGTGCCGTATCACCTGTTCGCCATCTCCATTGGCCTCAAGGGCATTTTCGTTGATCGCGAGGAAGAGGTCGCCGCTGCGTGGGAACAGGCACTCGCCTCGGAAGTGCCGGTGCTGATCGAGTTCAAGACCGACCCGAACGTGCCGCCGCTGCCACCGCACATCAAGCTTGAGCAAGCGAAGAAATTCGCCACGACCCTGCTCAAGGGCGATCCGGACGAAGCCGGGGTGATCGTGCAGACCGCCAAGCAGGTACTGGGCGCCGTGTTGCCCGGGAAGAAATGACGGTGTGCGCTTGAACGAGTCAACCCTCTACATCGGTTGCGCCGGCTGGAGTCTCGGGCGCGAGCACTGGCCGGCATTCCCCGCCGAAGGCACGCACCTGCAACGCTACGCCGCGCGCTTCAACTGTGTGGAAATCAACAGCTCGTTCTATCGCCCGCATCGCCGTCAGACCTACGAGCGCTGGGCCGACTCGGTGGCGCCGGACTTTCGCTTCGCAGTGAAAGTGCCGAAGCTCATTACCCATGAACAGCGGCTGGCGGACAGCGCGGCCGCGCTCGATGAGTTTCTCGGGCAATGCCAGGGCTTGGGTGATCGACTCGGCTGCTTGCTGGTGCAATTGCCACCGAAACTGGCGTTCGATGCGCCGGTGGTCGAGGGGTTTTTCATGTCCTGCGAGAGCGGTTCAAGGGCAGTGTGGTGCTGGAGCCGCGACACGAATCGTGGACGGGCGCTGGGGCCATGCTGATGGAGCTGCAGATTGCCCAGGCGGTGGTCGATCCCTCGCGGATCAGCACCGACACCGCGCCGGGCGGCTGGCAAGGCCTGCAGTATTGGCGCCTGCACGGCTCGCCACGGATTTATCACAGCGCTTATGACGCGGCTTATTTGCAGCAGCTTGCTCAGAACCTGCAGAGCCCGAAGGCTGAAGGCAAAGACATCTGGTGCATCTTCGACAACACCGCCAGCGGCGCTGCCACAGCCGATGCGCTGGCTTTGAAGGCCTTGATCGAAGGCGTCGAACGCTGAACGACGACGCTCTCGCCACCCACACAAACCATCCGGCTACAGGTAAACTCCGCGCACTTTTTCAAGGAGTTCACATGAGTTACTACCAGCCGGGCATTCTCGCCACCCCTGTTCCTGCGCAAGCACGTCATCTGTTTTTCGCCATGGCGTCGGTTGAAGCCTTGCCGCAAGCGATCGACAACCTGCTGATGCTGGTGGATGGCAAGTCGGCGGTGCTCGGTTTTGGTGAGTCGTTGACCAAGGCGCTGAATGTCGAAATCGCCGGCCTGCGCAGCTTCCCGGCGCTGACCGGCGTGGGCGTGAACAACCCGTCGACCCAGCATGCCCTGTGGATCTGGCTGCACGGTGTCGACCGGGGTGAGTTGCTCAACCGTTGCAACGCTATTGAAGCCGCGCTGGCCCCGGCCTTGCGTCTGGTCGAGATGCAGGAAGCCTTCCGCCACATGGACGGCCACGACCTCACCGGGTACGAGGACGGTACGGAAAACCCCCACGATGACGCCGCCGTCGCCGCCGCGCTGCTAAGCTCCGGCGCTGACGGACTGGTCGGCGGCAGCTTCGCCGCGATCCAGCAATGGCAGCACGACCTCAAGGGTTTTCATCGCCTGTCTGCCGGCGCCAAGGACGACATCATGGGGCGGCGCTTGAGCGATAACGAAGAAATCGACGACGCGCCGATTTCCGCCCACGTCAAACGCATCGCGCAGGAGAGCTTCGCGCCGGAAGCGTTCGTTGTGCGCCGTTCGATGCCGTGGATCGAAGGCGATCGCGCTGGTTTGATGTTCCTCGCTTTCGGTTTCTCGCTGGATGCCTTCGAAGCGCAACTGCGGCGCATGAGCGGTCTGGAGGACGGTATCGCCGATGGCTTGTACCAGATCAGCCGACCAATCACCGGCGGTTACTACTGGTGTCCGCCACTCAAGGACGGACGCCTTGATCTGCGCGCGTTGCGCATCGGCTGAGGACTGCCTATGAACGTGGTGCGCTGGGGCATGATCGGTTGCGGCAGCGTCGCTGAACGCAAGAGCGGGCCGGCCTTCTACAAGGCCCCCGGTTCGGCGCTCGTCGCGGTGATGGGCCGACGGCCTGAAGCGGTGACCGATTACGCCGCGCGCCATGGCATCAGCCGCGTCTATACCGACGTCGATGCGCTGATCAACGATCCCGAAGTCGACGCGGTGTACATCGCCACACCGCCCGACAGCCACCACGCCTACAGCCTGAAAGTCGCCGCCGCCGGCAAGCATTGCTGCGTGGAAAAACCCATGGCGCTCAACGCCGGGCAAAGCCGCGAGATGCAGCAAGCGTTTGCCGCTGCCGGTCTGCACTTGTTCGTCTCTTACTACCGTCGCTCGCTGCCGCGCTTTGCCCAGGTACGGCAATGGCTGGAGGAGGGGCGCATCGGTGATGTCCGCCATCTGAACTGGACACTGACCAAAGCGCCGTCGCCGGCTGATCTTGAGGGGCGCGATAATTGGCGTACCGATCCGGCGGTGGCGGGCGGCGGCTACTTTGCCGATTTGGCCAGCCATGGCCTGGACCTGTTTCAGTATCTGCTTGGCGACATCGTTGAAGTCGCCGGTTTCACCGCGCGTCAAGCGGGTTTGTACGCGGCGGAAGATG contains:
- the yghU gene encoding glutathione-dependent disulfide-bond oxidoreductase, which gives rise to MSNASYVPPKVWKHEAPSGGHFASINRPIAGPTHDKELPVGKHPLQLYSLATPNGVKVTIMLEELLALGHSEAEYDAWLIRIGEGDQFSSGFVEVNPNSKIPALLDRSVEPPIRVFESGSILLYLAEKFGALLPKDPAGRTETLNWLFWQMGSAPYLGGGFGHFYAYAPEKLEYPINRFTMEAKRQLDVLNRRLADNAYLAGDEYTIADIAVWPWYGQLVRNNVYSAAEFLAAHEYTHVQRWAEAIAKRPAVIRGQRVNRTWGDEDSQVPERHGAEDLN
- a CDS encoding cupin, with amino-acid sequence MTEVQTLLLVRNDWVPNNPHLPVLIYRSAVAIEGDDPAARFEQTFGANGWPAQWRYGVYDYHHYHTEGHEVLGVAAGQARLMLGGPDGQVVDVSAGDVLLLPAGTGHCNLESSADFLVVGAYPPGQQADICRAAPSDAQLARIEGLAFPETDPVQGVGGAVGRYWSC
- a CDS encoding thiamine pyrophosphate-requiring protein, producing the protein MTMTVGDFLVERLSEWGVTRIFGYPGDGINGVFGAMSRAKGKIEFVQARHEEMAAFMASAHAKFTGELGVCIATSGPGASHLITGLYDARMDHMPVLAIVGQQARTALGSHYQQELDLVSMFKDVAGAFVQQASAPSQVRHLLDRAVRTAVGERRVTALILPNDLQDLPYEQPARAHGTAHSGVGYSKPKVVPYVADLQRAAEVLNSGEKVAILVGAGALEATDQVIAVAEKLGAGVAKALLGKAALPDDLQWVTGSIGLLGTEPSYKLMSECDTLLMIGSGFPYSEFLPKEGQARGVQIDLQPDMLSLRYPMEVNLVGDSAETLAALLPLLEQKTSSKWRKKIEGWRSSWEKTLEKRAMAKADPVNPQRVVYELSPRLPDQAIITSDSGSCANWYARDLKIRRGMKCSLSGGLASMGAAVPYAIAAKFAFPERPVIALVGDGAMQMSNMAELITVAKYWRQWQSPKWICAVFNNEDLNQVTWEQRVMEGDPKFEASQSIPDVPYHLFAISIGLKGIFVDREEEVAAAWEQALASEVPVLIEFKTDPNVPPLPPHIKLEQAKKFATTLLKGDPDEAGVIVQTAKQVLGAVLPGKK
- a CDS encoding Dyp-type peroxidase produces the protein MSYYQPGILATPVPAQARHLFFAMASVEALPQAIDNLLMLVDGKSAVLGFGESLTKALNVEIAGLRSFPALTGVGVNNPSTQHALWIWLHGVDRGELLNRCNAIEAALAPALRLVEMQEAFRHMDGHDLTGYEDGTENPHDDAAVAAALLSSGADGLVGGSFAAIQQWQHDLKGFHRLSAGAKDDIMGRRLSDNEEIDDAPISAHVKRIAQESFAPEAFVVRRSMPWIEGDRAGLMFLAFGFSLDAFEAQLRRMSGLEDGIADGLYQISRPITGGYYWCPPLKDGRLDLRALRIG
- a CDS encoding Gfo/Idh/MocA family oxidoreductase, whose translation is MNVVRWGMIGCGSVAERKSGPAFYKAPGSALVAVMGRRPEAVTDYAARHGISRVYTDVDALINDPEVDAVYIATPPDSHHAYSLKVAAAGKHCCVEKPMALNAGQSREMQQAFAAAGLHLFVSYYRRSLPRFAQVRQWLEEGRIGDVRHLNWTLTKAPSPADLEGRDNWRTDPAVAGGGYFADLASHGLDLFQYLLGDIVEVAGFTARQAGLYAAEDAVSATWQFASGALGMGCWNFVADRREDRVEIIGSKGRIGFSVFDEHPVQLFADEQISLEIAHHEHIQWHHVLGMNAHIRGDSQHPAVAEQAVKTDWVMDRILKR